TGTATAACGAAAAAAAAGAAATAAAAAAAGTCACAACTACATAAAATAATAGTGAATTTTTGACAGAGGGATAAGGAGGGTGAAAGACCTATGAAATTTGTTTTTTATAATAGCAAAGCGATAATCAGAAGAGTATCAATAGTCGCTCTAGCTTTATTATTGCTGTTTTTAATAGTTTATAAAATAAATACCCCCAATTTATCCCCAGCTTTGGGAACAAGCTTTATTAATACTGCTACTATAGGCATTGATGCTGGCCATGGTGGTTACGATGGCGGGGCAAATGTAGCAGGTGTGCTGGAAAAAGATATAAATTTAGAAGTCGCTTTAAAGCTTGAAGAGATATTTTTAGCAAACGGCTATAACGTAGTAATGACCAGAAGAAAGGATAAAGATTTTCTCCAGGAAACCTCCGGGCCTAAAAAAAGAAAAGATTTTGCCAACAGAAAAAAAATATTAACAGCTCAGCCTGTGGATATTATAATAAGCATCCATGTAAATAGTTTTCCATCTTCAAAGTGGAGTGGCGCACAAGTATTCTACGATAGAGAGTGCCCACAAGGAAAAGAACTAGCCCAGTTTATACAAGATAGTTTAAAAGAAACTTTAGATAATACAAACAGAGACATAGCAACCCAAGATCATTTTATGACGCGAGAATTTCAACAGCCTTCAGTTATTGTTGAAACAGGTTTTATAAGTAATCCACAGGAAAGAGAGAAGTTGCTAGAATCTAGCTACCAATATAAATTGGCTTGGTCTATATACAATGGAGTTGTTGATTTCCAGCAAAGCCATAGATAAACGTTGTATAAACTGCCCTCCTAAGCTATAATCATAGTGGGAGGTGGGTTATGTGGAAAAGTATTTTACTGAATATATCCCCTATACAATAACTTCTGAACGAGGTGAGCCTATTTATTCTTCTCCTGCTTTAAAAAAAATAGCCAACAAAGATAATAGATCTACATACTCATATAGCTTGGGAGAAGGTAAAATCCTTACTATCTACACCGCTGAAGGTATAGACGATGTTATAAAGCATAACATAAAGCAGATATTAGACTCCATAAATGAAGGAATACATATAGTGAATGATCAAGGAGAAACAATATTTTATAATCCCATGATGGCTGAAATGGAAGGAATAGGTGCCCATGAAGTGCTCAACAAAAAAGTTTTAGCAATGTTCCCGTCTTTGACTCCAGAGACAAGCACTATCCATAAAGTTCTTAAGTCTAAAAAAGCAATGTATGATCAGCTACAAAGCTATACTAACTATAAAGGTCGTGGCATAACTACCATAAACTCAACCTTTCCGTTATATAATTCCGGTGACTTTGTTGGGGTGCTGGAAGTATCTAAAAACATTACAAGATTAAAAGAACTATCAGAGAAAGTAATTGATTTACAACAAAAACTCTATTCTTCCAACGGTTCTAAAAAGAAAAAAGACTGCTGGTATACATTTACAGATATAGTAGGAGAAGATATAGATTTAAAAACAATAAAGGAATATGCTAAAAGAGCAGCAGCTTCTAACTCCCCTGTTTTGATTTATGGGGAAACTGGAACCGGAAAAGAATTGTTTGCTCAAAGTATACACTCTGAGAGCAAAAGGAGTAACAAACCATTTATTGCTCAAAATTGTGCAGCCCTTCCCGAAGGACTTTTAGAGGGAATATTATTTGGCACAGTTAAAGGTAGCTTTACTGGTGCTATAGATAGACCGGGACTTTTTCAACAAGCTAACGGCGGCACTCTTCTGCTAGATGAACTTAATTCAATGGGCTTTGAGCTTCAAGCTAAGCTGTTGAGAGTTCTCCAAAATGGGAGAATACGCCCAGTTGGAGCTACGAAGGAAATAGACGTAGATGTGCGCATTATCGCAACTACAAATGCTGACCCGTATCAAAGTATCCTTGAAAAAAAAATAAGAGAGGATTTATACTATCGCCTAGCTGTAGTAAACATTGAAATACCTCCTTTAAGAAGGAGGAAACAAGATATCACTGTGTTAATGGAGCATTTTTTGTACAAATATAAGAACAAGTTTAGATTAGCAAATCTGGATATGGATAAAGACGTAAAAGAAATTTTTCTTAATTATAGTTGGCCGGGCAATGTTCGTGAATTAGAGCACATAATAGAAGGAGCAGTTAATTTAATAGATGGTGATAACATCATCAAAACCATTCACCTGCCAAAATTTTTGCAGGGGGGCTGGTCAACAGTACAGCAGTCTACACTGACCAATCAAGTAAAAGATTTTGAAAAAAATATTATTTCTCAAGCTTACTATGCCTGTAATCGAAATATCAGCAAGACAGCCCAGAGGCTAGGAATTTCAAGGCAAAGCTTGCAATACAAAATAAAAAAATATGACTTATAGTTTGCACCAGAAAGGTGCAAATTTTTTTTACAACGATAATGCAAAAAATTTTTCATTAGGTTATTTTTGACCAATTAAATAGTATAAAAAAACTTGTAAAACCTATATTAATAGGGATTGGTAAATTATTTAAATTTGGCATATATTTTGCATAATATTTAAACAAATACAATATCAAAAGGAGTGGGAATTTATGACAGTAAAAGTTATTCACTGGGGTTTAGGTGCTATGGGAGGACAAATGGCTGAGCTTGTAGCTACAAAAAAAGGTATTACTTCTGTTGGGGCTATTGATTTAGACCCTAACAAAGTAGGTAAACCAATGGCAGAGCTTTTTGAGGGACAAACTAACGAGGTAAAAGTAAGTGATGATGCAACTAAGGTTTTAAATGAGAAAGCAGACCTTGTCATTATTGCTACAGGTTCATTTACAGAGGAAGTATATCCTTTAGTGGAGCAAGCTTTAAACAGCAAAAAAAATGTAATATGTATCGCTGAAGAAATGGCTTTTCCAGCACAACAACAGCCCAAGCTTGCAGCCCAGCTTGATGAGCTAGCTAAAAAAAATAATGTAACTCTTTTAGGAACGGGTATAAACCCAGGCTTTGTGTTGGATTTACAAATCATTGCTCTTACAGGTGTCTGCTACGATGTTCAAAGAATTGAGGCAGCTAGAGTTAACGACCTATCGCCATTTGGACCTACTGTTATGAAGACCCAAGGCGTAGGAACATCAGTTGAAGAGTTTAACAAAGGTATTGAAGATGGGAGTATAGTTGGGCATGTTGGATTTCCAGAATCTATGGCCATGGTAGCGAAATCACTAGGCTGGGAGTTAGACGAAATTAAGGAAACTAAAGAGCCAATAATCTCAAACACCCATAGAAAGACAAAATATGTGGAAGTTCAACCAGGTATGGTAGCTGGGTGTAAACATATAGCTTATGGTATTAAAGATGGTGAAACAATTATCAAAATGGAGCATCCACAACAAATTTTACCAGAAACAGAAGGTATTGACACAGGTGATTACATCAATATATTCGGAACACCAGAAGTAAACATGGCAATAAAACCAGAAATTCCCGGTGGAATAGGAACGGTATCAGTTGCAGTAAACTCAATAGCAAATGTAATTAACGCAGAGCCAGGACTTGTTACAATGGCAGATCTTCCTGTGCCAGCGGCAATTATGGGAGATATTAAAGATAGAATAAAAAAGTAGGAGGTGGCCTGTAGTGTCTAAAACCTACCCAAAAGGAAGTTTCGTAGAAATACAAAGTGAGATTTTACCTCCGGGCAAAAGGGCTAATCACCTTCCCGAGGATACAAAAGCAACCCCCCTTACAATGAAGGTCAAAGGATTTTTACAAAAACCAAGCAAAGAAGGGGAAACCATAAAAGTTAAAACAGTTATCGGAAGAATACACCAAGGTGTATTGGTGAATCCAAACCCCAAGCATACCCATGACTTTGGTGATATAATTGAAGAACTTTTTGATGCTCAAAAAAGCTTTAAAAAGTTTTTAAAAGAAGGTGGTGATAGCAATGGATAATAGCTATAACGCCGTTATGAGCAGAAGGAATCAGATTATGAAACAAGCCATAGGGTTAGACTACAGCCAGTTTAGTCTATCAGATTTGGCCTTTGATTATGAAAAAATGATGAACCATGGTGAGTATAGTATAGATAGAATAGTTGAAATACAAAAAAATCAAGGGGTAGGCAATACCCCCTTATATGAACTAAAAAACTTTACTGAAATCGCTCGAAAGTTGGCACCTGCAGGAAAAGGAGCACGAATCTTTGTAAAAGATGAAGCGGCAAATCCTTCGGGAAGTTTTAAAGATAGAAGGGCAGCTGTCTCTGTATACAACGCCAAAAAGAACGGCTACAAAGGCGTGATAGCTGCAACTTCTGGTAACTACGGAGCGGCAGTAGCATCACAAGCAGCTATGCAAATGCTAGATTGCATCATTATACAAGAAGCCTTTGACTCAAAAGGCATATATCAACCAGAGATAATGGAAAAGGGCAGGGCGTGTGAAACCTATGGTGCAGAGGTAATACAACTATCAGTAGGACCTGAATTATTTTATGTGTTTTTAAAAACACTAGAGGAAACGGGATACTTTAACGCATCGCTATACTCTCCCTTTGGCATAGCGGGGATAGAGACTTTAGGACTGGAAATAGCAGAACAATGTAAAGAAATTGCAGGTCGCAAACCTAGTAAAGTTATAGTTACTCACGCAGGTGGCGGTAACTTAACTGGCACAGCAAGAGGACTACAAAAAGCAGGTTGTTCAGATACCGAAGTTATCGGAGCTTCTATCGACTTAACTGGACTTCATATGGCCAGTGACAATGACTTTAACAAAAAATCATTTACTACAGGACATACAGGGTTTAGCGTACCATTTACAACCTGGCCTGATAGAGCAGATGTCCCCAAAAATGCAGCAAGACCTCTAAGGTACTTAGACCGCTTTGTAACAGTATCTCAAGGAGAGGCATTTTACGTTACGGAAATGCTAGCTAAGCTAGAAGGTATGGAGAGAGGACCGGCTGGAAACACATCTCTAGCAGCAGCTATAAAAATAGCCCAAGAGATGGAGCAAGATGAAGTTCTTGTAGTACAGGAAACTGAATATACAGGAGCAGGAAAACACATAAATGCTCAGCTTTCCTTTGCAAAAGAAAACGGGATAGAAATCCAGCACGGAGACCCAGCGGAAAATGTACCAGGTGAGAATATAATATTTCCCAAAGACCCCTCTTTGATAAATGTAAAAGAGCATAGCATAGACAAACTTAGAAACACATATTTAAAAAATATTAAAAAGAATTTTGACATAAATGACTTAAGAGATGTTGACTGGAAGTTTTTAGAACAAGAACTGAACTGCACTAAGTCTCATATAAAAACCTTGTTGGGAAAGGAGAGTTAAATTTATGGAAAGAAAAGATAACTATCAAGAAAAGCGAGGGCATCTAAAAGACTTGACAAATGAGCAACTAGATAAAAAATTTTGGGAGCTGCTAGAAAAAGTTGCAGATCCTTTAGTGGATTTAGCTTCAAAGAATACTTCACCTGCGGTAGAGAGGTCTGTACTTTTGCGGATGGGCTTTTCTTCCCTAGATAGTAAAGCTATAGTAGAAAAAGTATATGATGAGGGGTTACTAGGCAAAGGTGCAGGCAATGTAGTGCTAAAACTTGCTAAAAAACATAATGTAGATTACAAACAAGCGGGAGAAATGATTATCGAAAATGAAAATGCGATCAAAGAAGCCAGAGAGTTATTTGGAGGTGTAAAATAATGTCTAAAATTGAAGAGAAATTAGATATTAAAGAGATTTTAAAGGACTTAGATAGCTATAAGCCCCGACGTAAAGGATGGACATGGCGCAAAAAGGCCGAAGGCATTAAAATGGGTCCTTTTGAATACAAAGATGTATCAGAACCTCTTGAAAATAGCTATGGGTTACCTTCTTCAAAATACTTTGGCCATATTGACCCACAGCCAGACTGTGTTATAACTTCAGAAATTGCATCTGGTAGGTTCGAAGATGACATTCGTCGGATGCGGATGGCTGCATGGCATGGCGCAGACCACATTATGGTTATTAGAACAGCTGGTCAAAGTCACTATGATGGTTTGATTGAAGGAACCCCTGAAGGAATTGGTGGGGTGCCAATTACTAGAAAACAAGTTAGAGCATCCAGAAAAGCTTTAGATATGATTGAAGACGAGGTTGGTCGTCCCATAAACCTTCACTCCTACGTAAGTGGTGTAGCTGGGCCAGATATTGCTGTGCTATTTGCTGAAGAAGGTATAAACGGAGCTCATCAAGACCCTCAGTACAACGTACTTTATAGAAACGTTAACATGCAGCGTTCATTTGTAGACGCAGCTGTAGCCAAAAAGGTAATGGCATCAGTTGATATGCTTCAGATTGATGGCGCTCATAACGCTAACGCAACAGCTAGAGAAGCATGGAAGGTTATGCCGGAGCTTATGGTACAACACGGAATAAATTCAATGTTTTCTATGAAAGTCGGCATGGATAAAGAAAACATATCACTCTCCACAGTGCCGCCAACTGCGCCGCCTGCACCGTGTATGGATCTAGACCTTCCTTATGCAGTTGCGCTAAGGCAGCTATTTAAAGATTTTAAAATGCGTGCTCAAATGAACACAAAATATATGGAATCTGACACCAGAGAAGCTACGGTAACTCATACATTAAACTTACTTATATCTAAACTAACTAGTGTGGATATCCAAAGTACAATAACACCAGACGAGGGAAGAAATGTGCCTTGGCATTATAACAGTGTTCATGCTGTAAATACTGCAAAACAAGCTTTGATAGGTATGGATAGATTAAAAGATATTGTACAGCTCAAGCCTGATGGACCACTTTGGGATAAAGTTAGGGAGCTTAAAGAAAGAGCAATTCTTTTTCTAGAAGAAATAGTAGAGGCGGGAGGATACTTTAACGCTGTAGAACAAGGTTTCTTTGTAGACAGCGGACAGTATCCAGAGCGTAATGATGATGGTATTGTTAGAAAGTCTGATGGTGGCGTAGGTGCCGGAACTATTGTGGAGCGAGAAGATGACTACTTTGCTCCTGTGTGTCATCACTTCGGCGAAAACAACCTTCCAGACGACTTAGAAAACCCATGTGACCCAATAGAAGGCTGTACATTGTGTGATCCAAATAAAATAGTTTATATCGACGAGTTAGATGAAGAGGATAATGCTCAAGTACGTATCGACGCCAAAAAAGAACATCGTCAAAAAGAACTTCTCTCTCCAGAGGTAGAATGGTATGCCGATGGTTACGTGAGCATGAACTTATTCTTGCCTACGTCTGAACGGGTGGCAGAGTATGCAGCTATGGAGATGGCTAAAAATATGGGATTAACTGATGTTGAGGCAATCCATAAACAAGCCATGCACCCATCTGAAGGCACATTAGTTGAGATAAAAGGAAGGTTAGATGTAGCTATAGATCCAGATCAGCTAAATATTCCAGAACAAATTCCTACTTTATCGGAGGATGAAATTCGAGAAGATATCA
This genomic interval from Proteinivorax tanatarense contains the following:
- the ortA gene encoding 2-amino-4-oxopentanoate thiolase subunit OrtA, which gives rise to MSKTYPKGSFVEIQSEILPPGKRANHLPEDTKATPLTMKVKGFLQKPSKEGETIKVKTVIGRIHQGVLVNPNPKHTHDFGDIIEELFDAQKSFKKFLKEGGDSNG
- a CDS encoding sigma-54 interaction domain-containing protein → MEKYFTEYIPYTITSERGEPIYSSPALKKIANKDNRSTYSYSLGEGKILTIYTAEGIDDVIKHNIKQILDSINEGIHIVNDQGETIFYNPMMAEMEGIGAHEVLNKKVLAMFPSLTPETSTIHKVLKSKKAMYDQLQSYTNYKGRGITTINSTFPLYNSGDFVGVLEVSKNITRLKELSEKVIDLQQKLYSSNGSKKKKDCWYTFTDIVGEDIDLKTIKEYAKRAAASNSPVLIYGETGTGKELFAQSIHSESKRSNKPFIAQNCAALPEGLLEGILFGTVKGSFTGAIDRPGLFQQANGGTLLLDELNSMGFELQAKLLRVLQNGRIRPVGATKEIDVDVRIIATTNADPYQSILEKKIREDLYYRLAVVNIEIPPLRRRKQDITVLMEHFLYKYKNKFRLANLDMDKDVKEIFLNYSWPGNVRELEHIIEGAVNLIDGDNIIKTIHLPKFLQGGWSTVQQSTLTNQVKDFEKNIISQAYYACNRNISKTAQRLGISRQSLQYKIKKYDL
- the oraE gene encoding D-ornithine 4,5-aminomutase subunit OraE, producing the protein MSKIEEKLDIKEILKDLDSYKPRRKGWTWRKKAEGIKMGPFEYKDVSEPLENSYGLPSSKYFGHIDPQPDCVITSEIASGRFEDDIRRMRMAAWHGADHIMVIRTAGQSHYDGLIEGTPEGIGGVPITRKQVRASRKALDMIEDEVGRPINLHSYVSGVAGPDIAVLFAEEGINGAHQDPQYNVLYRNVNMQRSFVDAAVAKKVMASVDMLQIDGAHNANATAREAWKVMPELMVQHGINSMFSMKVGMDKENISLSTVPPTAPPAPCMDLDLPYAVALRQLFKDFKMRAQMNTKYMESDTREATVTHTLNLLISKLTSVDIQSTITPDEGRNVPWHYNSVHAVNTAKQALIGMDRLKDIVQLKPDGPLWDKVRELKERAILFLEEIVEAGGYFNAVEQGFFVDSGQYPERNDDGIVRKSDGGVGAGTIVEREDDYFAPVCHHFGENNLPDDLENPCDPIEGCTLCDPNKIVYIDELDEEDNAQVRIDAKKEHRQKELLSPEVEWYADGYVSMNLFLPTSERVAEYAAMEMAKNMGLTDVEAIHKQAMHPSEGTLVEIKGRLDVAIDPDQLNIPEQIPTLSEDEIREDIKNKPMKVVAATVGEDEHSVGMREVIDIKHGGIEGFGIEVHYLGTSVPVSKCVDAAVEIGADAILISTIITHADIHRINMSRLDQLCKEKGVRDKLMLAAGGTQVTNDIAVEEGLDAGFGRGTNGTDVASFLVKRRREM
- the ord gene encoding 2,4-diaminopentanoate dehydrogenase, with the protein product MTVKVIHWGLGAMGGQMAELVATKKGITSVGAIDLDPNKVGKPMAELFEGQTNEVKVSDDATKVLNEKADLVIIATGSFTEEVYPLVEQALNSKKNVICIAEEMAFPAQQQPKLAAQLDELAKKNNVTLLGTGINPGFVLDLQIIALTGVCYDVQRIEAARVNDLSPFGPTVMKTQGVGTSVEEFNKGIEDGSIVGHVGFPESMAMVAKSLGWELDEIKETKEPIISNTHRKTKYVEVQPGMVAGCKHIAYGIKDGETIIKMEHPQQILPETEGIDTGDYINIFGTPEVNMAIKPEIPGGIGTVSVAVNSIANVINAEPGLVTMADLPVPAAIMGDIKDRIKK
- the ortB gene encoding 2-amino-4-oxopentanoate thiolase subunit OrtB; the encoded protein is MDNSYNAVMSRRNQIMKQAIGLDYSQFSLSDLAFDYEKMMNHGEYSIDRIVEIQKNQGVGNTPLYELKNFTEIARKLAPAGKGARIFVKDEAANPSGSFKDRRAAVSVYNAKKNGYKGVIAATSGNYGAAVASQAAMQMLDCIIIQEAFDSKGIYQPEIMEKGRACETYGAEVIQLSVGPELFYVFLKTLEETGYFNASLYSPFGIAGIETLGLEIAEQCKEIAGRKPSKVIVTHAGGGNLTGTARGLQKAGCSDTEVIGASIDLTGLHMASDNDFNKKSFTTGHTGFSVPFTTWPDRADVPKNAARPLRYLDRFVTVSQGEAFYVTEMLAKLEGMERGPAGNTSLAAAIKIAQEMEQDEVLVVQETEYTGAGKHINAQLSFAKENGIEIQHGDPAENVPGENIIFPKDPSLINVKEHSIDKLRNTYLKNIKKNFDINDLRDVDWKFLEQELNCTKSHIKTLLGKES
- a CDS encoding ornithine aminomutase subunit alpha, whose product is MERKDNYQEKRGHLKDLTNEQLDKKFWELLEKVADPLVDLASKNTSPAVERSVLLRMGFSSLDSKAIVEKVYDEGLLGKGAGNVVLKLAKKHNVDYKQAGEMIIENENAIKEARELFGGVK
- a CDS encoding N-acetylmuramoyl-L-alanine amidase translates to MKFVFYNSKAIIRRVSIVALALLLLFLIVYKINTPNLSPALGTSFINTATIGIDAGHGGYDGGANVAGVLEKDINLEVALKLEEIFLANGYNVVMTRRKDKDFLQETSGPKKRKDFANRKKILTAQPVDIIISIHVNSFPSSKWSGAQVFYDRECPQGKELAQFIQDSLKETLDNTNRDIATQDHFMTREFQQPSVIVETGFISNPQEREKLLESSYQYKLAWSIYNGVVDFQQSHR